In the genome of Aequorivita sp. H23M31, the window TCTCGGGGATTATCATAGGTCCTGCAGGTCTAAATATTTTAGAAAAAAGTCTTTTTGTCGATGTTTTCTCAACCATCGGTCTTCTTTACATTATGTTTATTGCAGGCCTCGAATTAGATCTCAATCGGTTTAAAGCTACCAAATACAAAAGTTTATTGTTCGGCTTTCTTACCTTCTCAATTCCCTTGGGCTTGGGTTTTCCTATCTGTCATTATTTGCTGGGTTTCGATTTTAATGCAAGTTTACTAACGGCCAGCATGTTTGCAACCCATACACTTGTTACTTATCCAATTGTAAGCAAATTGGGAGTTTCAAAAAATATTGCCGTAGCCATAACTGTAGGTGGGACCATACTTACAGACACAGCTGTCTTGATCTTATTGGCTGTTATTTTAGGTTCGCATTCCGGTGGGCTGACGCAAGAATTCTGGATACGTCTCGGGATTTCGATTACTCTTTTCTCCGCTTTTATGTTTTTTGTTATTCCGAAGATTGCAAGATGGTTTTTTGAAAAGCTAGAAAGCGAAAAGCATTCACACTATATTTTTGTACTATCGGTTGTTTTCTTTGCGGCTTTTTTGGCTGAAACGGCTGGATTGGAATCTATTATCGGCGCCTTCGTCGCGGGATTGGCGTTGAACAAGCTTATACCCAATTCGTCAGCCTTGATGAATAGGATAGAATTTATGGGGAACTCGCTGTTTATCCCATTCTTCTTGATTAGCGTCGGGATGATAGTGGATATCAGTGTAATTTTAAGTGGACCCATGGCTTTGGTGATAGCGGGAACCTTAACGGTTGTTGCTATTGCCGGAAAATGGTTGGCTGCATTTCTGGCGCAAATCTTTCTTAAGTACACAAAAAATCAAAGAAATTTAATTTTCGGGTTGAGTAGTGCTCACGCAGCTGCAACCTTGGCAGTAATTTTAGTAGGGTATAAAGCGGGCATTCTAGACGACAACATCCTCAACGGGACGGTAATTCTAATATTGGTAACCTGCATTGTAGCTTCATTTGTTACGGAACGAGCCGCCAAGAGCATTATCCGCAGTTCCGATGACGATGAGGATCTAGAATTGGATTCCGCTATAAATCAAGAGCATATCCTCATCCCAATTGCCAATTTAGTCAATATTGACAAAGTTTTGGATTTCGCAGTTTTGATAAAGGAAAAGAAATCTATAAACCCGCTTGCTATTCTTACCGTTGTTCCGAATACCAAGGAAGCTGGTATTACCATCGTTAAGGCAAAGCAGAGATTGGAAAATTTCTTAAAGGAAACCACTGCTTCAGACACCCATGCTACCGTAATGGCAACCATAGACCATAATGCGGCCAGCGGAATATCACGAACGGCACGAGAGATCGTTGCTGATATTATACTTTTGGGTTGGCCCCAAAAAACTGGCTTTCTGGACAAATTGATAGGGGACAAAATGGAAAGTATACTCCAGAATACAGATAGAACCCTATTTATATGCGATTTTCAAATCCCATTGGTCAATCATAAACGATTGTTTTTAATTGTTCCTCCAAACGCAGAATTCGAAGAAGGTTTCGCTATTTGGATGAATAAAATTGCTCAATTATCGGTAGAACTATCAATTCCTATAAACTTAAACTGTACCGAAGAAACCCACGACGCGATTCTCAAATTTGCAAAAACAAACAAAATAGCGCTCTCTATGAACTACCATCATTTCAATGATTGGGAAGAATTCTTTATACTTTCACGACAAATAGCCGAAACCGATTTCCTTATATTGGTAGCTGCCCGAAAAGGGTATATTTCCCATTTTGGATATTTGGACAGACTCCCGACAAAATTGGAAAAGCACTTTAGCAGTACGAGTAAGATGGTTATTTATCCGCAATAAGATCATTATTTTTTGTTTCAGAATCAAGAACCAAGACTTGGCTCGTTATCCTTTGAATATAAATGTTCCCTCAAATCCTCACAGGTGCAATCCTTCTGTAGCACCCTGATATAAGTCATTCCGTATGCACCTGTTTAGCTATATGTTTGATGATAATATATAATACAGTCAAAACAGAATGATCATGGCTACTTCAAAGAAAAAAACAATAGTAATTACCGGCGGTGCTGGCGGATTAGGTTCTGCTTGTGCTGAGGTCCTTAAGGAATATAAAATTGTAATAAGCGATTATTCTCCCCAAGATGTATCGAGGGTAGTAGAAAAATTAATAGCAGATGGTTTTGATGCTGTTGGCATGGCCTGTGACATTACCAAAAAAGAGGATGTCCAAAAACTAATGGCATTTTCGGTAGAACAGGGTGATTTTGGAGGTTTAATTCATACTGCGGGAGTAAGTGGAAGCGGTCAAAATATAAAAAAAGTATTCGATATTGATTTAGTCGGTACCGATATCATTATTGACGCCTTCCATGAATTAGCGACGAAAGATGCTGTTTTAATACTGTTCTCTTCCATTATGGGCCATACGGTTCCCCCTGATTCGG includes:
- a CDS encoding SDR family oxidoreductase → MATSKKKTIVITGGAGGLGSACAEVLKEYKIVISDYSPQDVSRVVEKLIADGFDAVGMACDITKKEDVQKLMAFSVEQGDFGGLIHTAGVSGSGQNIKKVFDIDLVGTDIIIDAFHELATKDAVLILFSSIMGHTVPPDSEYDSALLNPQREDSFSTIAKYVNNDADVMYNFAKRGVLLLLKENAMRIGQKGARIVSVSPGVIMTPMGLKAAEEHPERMNQLKEMTPLGRNGTPEDIAEVVKFLISKKANFITGSDILVDGGIVTQLLKRP
- a CDS encoding cation:proton antiporter, translating into MDVLLNQLIEQFQLPLQNPVLIFSLILLIILLAPILLQRIKIPGIIGLIVSGIIIGPAGLNILEKSLFVDVFSTIGLLYIMFIAGLELDLNRFKATKYKSLLFGFLTFSIPLGLGFPICHYLLGFDFNASLLTASMFATHTLVTYPIVSKLGVSKNIAVAITVGGTILTDTAVLILLAVILGSHSGGLTQEFWIRLGISITLFSAFMFFVIPKIARWFFEKLESEKHSHYIFVLSVVFFAAFLAETAGLESIIGAFVAGLALNKLIPNSSALMNRIEFMGNSLFIPFFLISVGMIVDISVILSGPMALVIAGTLTVVAIAGKWLAAFLAQIFLKYTKNQRNLIFGLSSAHAAATLAVILVGYKAGILDDNILNGTVILILVTCIVASFVTERAAKSIIRSSDDDEDLELDSAINQEHILIPIANLVNIDKVLDFAVLIKEKKSINPLAILTVVPNTKEAGITIVKAKQRLENFLKETTASDTHATVMATIDHNAASGISRTAREIVADIILLGWPQKTGFLDKLIGDKMESILQNTDRTLFICDFQIPLVNHKRLFLIVPPNAEFEEGFAIWMNKIAQLSVELSIPINLNCTEETHDAILKFAKTNKIALSMNYHHFNDWEEFFILSRQIAETDFLILVAARKGYISHFGYLDRLPTKLEKHFSSTSKMVIYPQ